Proteins encoded within one genomic window of Amycolatopsis nigrescens CSC17Ta-90:
- a CDS encoding NAD(P)H-quinone dehydrogenase, which yields MTRIVIMGGGPAGYEAALVAAQHGADVTVVERDGLGGACVLYDCVPSKTFIASSGALANMHGLGELGISTDMGDTRLDLRTVHGRVKGLALAQSADIRARVQREGVHVVAGEARFCDDEPGLATHKVAVRAPDGQTSVLDADVVLIATGATPRVLPGAVPDGERILDWRQLYDLPELPEHLVVIGSGVTGAEFASAYTEMGVKVTVVSSRDRVLPHEDADAAAVLEEVFSQRGTTVAKHARADKVERTADGVEVHLTDGRVIEASHALMTVGSIPNTTGIGLEKVGIEPGPGGFLTVDRVSRTTVSGIYAAGDCTGVLMLASVASMQGRIAMWHALGEGVAPIKLKTVAANVFTHPEIATVGISQQAIDSGEVPARTIMLPLATNARAKMEGLRRGFVKLFCRPATGVVVGGVVVSPNASELVLPIALAVQNQLTVEHLALTFSVYPSLSGSITEAGRQLMRHDDLD from the coding sequence GTGACCAGGATCGTGATCATGGGCGGCGGCCCAGCCGGTTACGAGGCCGCACTGGTCGCCGCCCAGCACGGCGCCGACGTCACGGTGGTGGAGCGCGACGGCCTCGGCGGCGCGTGCGTGCTCTACGACTGCGTGCCCTCCAAGACCTTCATCGCTTCGTCCGGCGCGCTGGCCAACATGCACGGTCTCGGCGAGCTCGGCATCAGCACCGACATGGGTGACACCAGGCTCGACCTGCGCACGGTGCACGGCAGGGTGAAGGGCCTCGCGCTCGCGCAGTCCGCGGACATCAGGGCCAGGGTGCAGCGCGAAGGCGTGCACGTGGTGGCCGGTGAAGCCCGCTTCTGCGACGACGAGCCCGGCCTGGCCACGCACAAGGTGGCGGTCCGGGCGCCGGACGGTCAGACCAGCGTGCTGGACGCGGATGTGGTGCTGATCGCCACCGGGGCGACGCCCCGCGTGCTGCCCGGCGCGGTGCCCGACGGCGAGCGCATCCTGGACTGGCGCCAGCTCTACGACCTGCCCGAGCTGCCGGAGCACCTGGTGGTGATCGGTTCGGGGGTGACCGGCGCGGAGTTCGCTTCGGCCTACACCGAGATGGGCGTGAAGGTCACCGTGGTCTCCAGCCGCGACCGGGTGCTGCCGCACGAGGACGCGGACGCCGCCGCGGTGCTGGAGGAGGTCTTCTCCCAGCGCGGCACCACGGTCGCCAAGCACGCCCGCGCGGACAAGGTGGAGCGCACCGCGGACGGGGTGGAGGTGCATCTCACCGACGGCAGGGTGATCGAGGCCAGCCACGCGCTGATGACCGTCGGTTCGATCCCGAACACCACCGGCATCGGCCTGGAGAAGGTCGGCATCGAGCCGGGGCCGGGCGGCTTTCTCACCGTGGACCGGGTTTCGCGCACCACGGTGTCCGGCATCTACGCGGCCGGTGACTGCACCGGCGTGCTGATGCTCGCCTCGGTGGCCAGCATGCAGGGCCGGATCGCGATGTGGCACGCGCTGGGCGAGGGCGTCGCGCCGATCAAGCTGAAGACGGTCGCGGCGAACGTGTTCACCCATCCGGAGATCGCCACCGTCGGGATCAGCCAGCAGGCCATCGACTCCGGTGAGGTGCCGGCCCGCACCATCATGCTGCCGCTGGCCACCAACGCCAGGGCGAAGATGGAGGGCCTGCGCCGCGGGTTCGTGAAGCTGTTCTGCCGCCCTGCCACCGGTGTGGTGGTCGGTGGTGTGGTGGTCTCGCCGAACGCCAGCGAACTCGTCCTGCCGATCGCGCTCGCCGTGCAGAACCAGCTGACCGTGGAACATCTGGC
- a CDS encoding gamma-glutamylcyclotransferase, which yields MPLYAAYGSNMEPAQMMERAPHSPMAGTGWLEGWRLTFGGEDIGWEGALATIVEDPGSRVFVVLYDVTPLDEAGLDRWEGGELGVHNKIRLRVQTMDGSVLAWLYVLDAYEGGLPSARYLGVLADAAEAAAAPADYVEALRTRPCRGISP from the coding sequence GTGCCGTTGTATGCCGCGTATGGGTCCAACATGGAACCCGCCCAGATGATGGAGCGAGCCCCGCACTCGCCGATGGCCGGCACCGGCTGGCTGGAAGGCTGGCGGCTGACCTTCGGCGGCGAGGACATCGGCTGGGAAGGCGCGCTGGCGACCATCGTCGAGGACCCCGGCTCGCGGGTGTTCGTGGTGCTCTACGACGTCACCCCGCTCGACGAGGCCGGCCTCGACCGCTGGGAAGGCGGCGAGCTCGGCGTGCACAACAAGATCCGGCTGCGCGTGCAGACCATGGACGGCTCCGTGCTCGCCTGGCTCTACGTACTCGATGCCTACGAAGGCGGCCTGCCCTCGGCCCGCTACCTCGGCGTCCTCGCCGACGCCGCCGAAGCCGCCGCCGCCCCCGCCGATTACGTCGAAGCCCTCCGCACCCGCCCCTGCCGCGGCATCTCCCCCTAA
- a CDS encoding endonuclease domain-containing protein — protein sequence MVSLPDGLHGAYLRSELGSLLGRVALEAAVTDRRLTPFSRNVLVDPRRSTELRTRAAASLLYAGPEAALSGHTALAMFGCSTADSAPVHVLLPYHRKLRARPGIVVHYGTLAEQDVVVLDGLRATAMDLALAEVLSRDSRRAGLAVADQLLGLLPEHARADFRAWTEERIQTRPDPRGRRQARALLDLATGLAESPRESWTLLALVDGGLPVPAQQYQVLDLSGTELYRLDFAWPEIRVALEYDGYEAHEGRELRDESRDADLRKRGWIVIRVGAAELKEPARMVAAVTAAFRRRGLAA from the coding sequence ATGGTGTCATTACCGGATGGCCTGCACGGCGCCTACCTACGCTCTGAGCTGGGCTCTTTGCTAGGCCGCGTCGCACTGGAAGCCGCCGTCACCGACCGGCGGCTAACGCCTTTTTCCCGAAATGTCCTTGTGGATCCGCGGCGATCCACAGAGTTACGCACACGGGCAGCCGCGTCCCTGTTGTACGCCGGTCCGGAGGCGGCGCTGAGCGGGCACACCGCTTTGGCCATGTTCGGATGTTCCACTGCCGACTCCGCGCCCGTGCACGTTTTGCTGCCCTATCACCGCAAACTCCGTGCCCGCCCCGGCATCGTGGTGCACTACGGCACTCTCGCGGAGCAGGATGTGGTGGTTTTGGACGGCCTTCGGGCTACCGCGATGGATCTGGCGCTGGCCGAGGTACTGAGCCGCGACAGCAGAAGGGCAGGGCTCGCCGTGGCAGATCAGTTGCTCGGTCTGTTGCCGGAGCACGCCAGGGCCGATTTCCGTGCCTGGACTGAAGAGCGCATTCAGACGAGGCCGGACCCCCGTGGCCGCCGGCAGGCGAGGGCGCTGCTGGACTTGGCGACCGGCTTGGCGGAGTCGCCGCGGGAGAGCTGGACGCTGCTGGCCCTGGTGGACGGCGGTCTGCCGGTTCCGGCTCAGCAGTACCAAGTGCTCGATCTATCCGGTACAGAGCTCTATCGCCTCGACTTCGCCTGGCCGGAAATACGGGTCGCTCTCGAATACGACGGCTACGAAGCGCATGAAGGGCGTGAGTTGCGGGACGAGTCCCGCGACGCCGACTTGCGCAAGCGTGGCTGGATCGTCATTCGGGTCGGCGCGGCGGAACTGAAGGAACCGGCTCGGATGGTCGCGGCTGTCACCGCGGCTTTTCGTCGACGGGGACTGGCGGCTTGA
- a CDS encoding M20 family metallopeptidase codes for MTVLDSRPETPGDPDGRPGASIGGSEALITPSGVSMARVRDIGAGRGPFWLDEWLRANAADVVAWRRHIHAHPELSRREYGTTELVAGILRSAGLKPSVLPSGTGLICDIGSGPACVALRADLDALPLTEATGLPFSSTVDGVAHACGHDAHTSILLGAAMALASAPELPGRIRLIFQPAEEVMPGGALDAIAAGGLEGVDRIFGLHCDPRVEVGKVGTRIGALTSAADLIELRLTSPGGHTSRPHLTADLVHALGTVITSLPALLSRRVDPRSGTVLVWGAVHAGEAANAVPQDGVLRGTLRTADHEVWSQLEPLVASSVESLLAPTGVGFSLDYRRGVPPVVSDQESTAVLRAGVEAALGDDALTSTEQSSGGEDFGWYLEHVPGAFARLGVWPGEGPQRDIHRPSFELDERALLVGTRAMVHIALAALA; via the coding sequence GTGACCGTGCTCGACTCACGGCCGGAGACCCCAGGTGATCCCGATGGCAGGCCCGGCGCCTCGATCGGGGGGTCCGAGGCGCTGATCACCCCCAGCGGCGTCAGCATGGCACGTGTGCGGGACATCGGTGCAGGTCGCGGGCCATTCTGGCTGGACGAATGGCTGCGCGCGAACGCGGCGGACGTGGTCGCGTGGCGCCGGCACATCCACGCCCACCCCGAACTTTCCCGCCGCGAGTACGGCACCACCGAGCTGGTCGCCGGGATCCTGCGCTCGGCCGGGCTGAAGCCGTCCGTGCTGCCCAGCGGCACCGGCCTGATCTGCGACATCGGCAGCGGGCCCGCCTGCGTGGCGTTGCGGGCCGACCTGGACGCGCTGCCGCTCACCGAGGCCACCGGCCTGCCGTTCTCGTCCACTGTGGACGGTGTCGCGCACGCCTGCGGGCACGACGCGCACACTTCGATCCTGCTCGGCGCGGCGATGGCGCTGGCCTCCGCGCCCGAGCTGCCCGGCCGGATCCGGCTGATCTTCCAGCCCGCCGAGGAGGTCATGCCGGGCGGTGCGCTGGACGCCATCGCGGCCGGCGGCCTCGAAGGCGTGGACCGGATCTTCGGCCTGCACTGCGACCCGCGGGTCGAGGTCGGCAAGGTCGGCACCCGGATCGGCGCGCTGACCTCGGCCGCCGACCTGATCGAACTGCGGCTCACGTCGCCGGGCGGGCACACGTCGCGGCCGCACCTGACCGCGGACCTGGTGCACGCGCTGGGCACGGTGATCACGTCGTTGCCGGCGCTGCTGTCCCGACGGGTCGACCCGCGTTCGGGCACCGTGCTGGTGTGGGGTGCCGTGCACGCCGGTGAGGCTGCCAACGCGGTGCCGCAGGACGGTGTGCTGCGGGGCACGCTGCGCACTGCCGACCACGAGGTGTGGAGCCAGCTGGAGCCGCTGGTGGCGTCGTCCGTGGAGTCCCTGCTGGCGCCGACCGGGGTCGGCTTCTCGCTGGACTACCGGCGCGGCGTGCCGCCCGTGGTCAGCGACCAGGAGAGCACGGCGGTGCTGCGCGCCGGCGTCGAAGCCGCCCTCGGCGACGACGCGCTGACCAGCACCGAGCAGTCCTCCGGCGGCGAGGACTTCGGCTGGTACCTGGAGCACGTGCCCGGCGCCTTCGCGCGCCTCGGCGTCTGGCCCGGCGAAGGCCCCCAGCGCGACATCCACCGCCCGTCCTTCGAACTCGACGAGCGCGCCCTCCTGGTCGGCACCCGCGCCATGGTCCACATCGCCCTAGCCGCCCTCGCCTAA
- the meaB gene encoding methylmalonyl Co-A mutase-associated GTPase MeaB, whose product MARKLEVADYAKGVLAGDRGILSRAITLVESSRADHREQAQELLVELLPQAGGAQRVGITGVPGVGKSTFIDQLGTDLTTAGHRVAVLAVDPSSTRTGGSILGDKTRMARLAVDPAAFIRPSPTSGTLGGVARATRETIVLMEAAGYDIVLVETVGVGQSEVTVANMVDCFLFLTLARTGDQLQGIKKGVLELADVIAVNKADGEHERDAKRAARELSGALRMIYGPDADWTPPVLTCSALHDLGLGTVWQQIERHRSALESTGGLVAKRRQQQVDWTWSMVREQLLTRLAGHPDVRELVPEVERAVRAGELTATLGAERILRAFGGGHSPTGG is encoded by the coding sequence ATGGCGCGGAAACTCGAGGTCGCGGACTACGCCAAGGGTGTGCTCGCGGGCGATCGCGGCATCCTGTCCAGGGCCATCACGCTGGTCGAGTCCAGCCGTGCCGATCACCGCGAGCAGGCGCAGGAGCTGCTGGTGGAGCTGCTGCCGCAGGCCGGCGGCGCGCAGCGAGTCGGCATCACCGGCGTGCCCGGAGTCGGCAAGTCGACTTTCATCGACCAGCTCGGCACCGACCTGACCACGGCCGGGCACCGGGTGGCGGTGCTCGCGGTGGACCCGTCGTCCACCCGCACCGGCGGCAGCATCCTCGGCGACAAGACCAGGATGGCCAGGCTCGCGGTCGATCCGGCCGCGTTCATCCGGCCGTCGCCGACCTCGGGCACGCTCGGCGGGGTGGCCAGGGCGACCCGCGAGACGATCGTGCTGATGGAGGCCGCCGGCTACGACATCGTGCTGGTGGAAACGGTCGGCGTCGGGCAGTCCGAGGTGACCGTGGCGAACATGGTCGACTGCTTCCTGTTCCTCACCCTCGCTCGCACCGGCGACCAGTTGCAGGGCATCAAGAAGGGCGTGCTGGAGCTGGCCGACGTGATCGCGGTGAACAAGGCCGACGGCGAGCACGAGCGGGACGCGAAACGGGCGGCGCGGGAGCTTTCCGGAGCGCTGCGGATGATCTACGGCCCGGACGCGGACTGGACCCCGCCCGTGCTGACCTGCAGCGCGTTGCACGACCTCGGGCTGGGCACCGTGTGGCAGCAGATCGAGCGGCACCGGTCCGCGCTGGAGTCCACCGGCGGGCTGGTCGCGAAACGGCGGCAGCAGCAGGTCGACTGGACCTGGTCGATGGTCCGGGAGCAGCTGCTGACCAGGCTGGCCGGGCATCCCGACGTGCGTGAGTTAGTGCCCGAGGTGGAGCGGGCCGTGCGGGCCGGTGAGCTGACCGCCACGCTGGGTGCCGAACGCATTCTGCGAGCATTCGGTGGTGGGCATTCGCCGACTGGCGGATGA
- the scpA gene encoding methylmalonyl-CoA mutase: MSIPDFTGVELGTPEPTGHADWAEALHASTGKGADALVWETPEGIGVKPVYTADDLSGVDFLGTYPGIAPYLRGPYPTMYVNQPWTIRQYAGFSTAEESNAFYRRNLAAGQKGLSVAFDLATHRGYDSDHPRVAGDVGMAGVAIDSIYDMRQLFDGIPLDKMSVSMTMNGAVLPVLALYVVAAEEQGVTPDKLAGTIQNDILKEFMVRNTYIYPPQPSMRIISDIFSFTSQHMPRYNSISISGYHMQEAGATADLELAYTLADGVEYIRAGMDGGLDIDKFAPRLSFFWAIGMNFFMEVAKMRAARLLWAKLVKQFEPKSTKSLSLRTHCQTSGWSLTAQDVYNNVVRTCVEAMAATQGHTQSLHTNALDEALALPTDFSARIARNTQLLLQQESGTSRVIDPWGGSAFVEKLTYDLARRAWAHISEVESAGGMARAIDAGIPKLRIEEAAARTQARIDSGRQPVIGVNKYQLSEDEDIDVLKVDNAGVRAQQLEKLRRLREERDSAATEDALRRLTAGAEADGNLLALAIDAARAKATVGEISDALERIWGRHSGQIRTISGVYRDEVGKSQNVEQAREQVEAFAVEEGRRPRILVAKMGQDGHDRGQKVIATAFADIGFDVDVGPLFSTPAEVARQAVEADVHVVGVSSLAAGHLSLVPALREELAALDRADIMVVVGGVIPPQDYDELRKAGAAAIFGPGTVIADAAIDLLAQLAARH, encoded by the coding sequence GTGAGCATCCCCGACTTCACCGGCGTCGAACTCGGCACCCCGGAACCGACCGGCCATGCCGACTGGGCCGAGGCGCTGCACGCGAGCACCGGCAAGGGCGCCGACGCGCTGGTCTGGGAGACCCCGGAGGGAATCGGCGTCAAACCGGTGTACACCGCGGATGATCTGTCCGGAGTGGACTTCCTGGGCACCTACCCCGGGATCGCGCCGTACCTGCGCGGGCCGTACCCGACGATGTATGTGAACCAGCCGTGGACGATCCGCCAGTACGCCGGGTTCTCCACCGCCGAGGAGTCCAACGCGTTCTACCGGCGCAACCTCGCGGCCGGGCAGAAGGGCCTTTCGGTGGCCTTCGACCTGGCCACCCACCGCGGTTACGACTCCGACCACCCGCGCGTCGCCGGCGACGTCGGCATGGCGGGCGTGGCGATCGACTCGATCTACGACATGCGCCAGCTCTTCGACGGCATCCCGCTGGACAAGATGAGCGTGTCGATGACCATGAACGGCGCCGTGCTGCCGGTGCTGGCGCTCTACGTGGTGGCGGCGGAGGAGCAGGGCGTCACGCCGGACAAGCTCGCCGGGACCATCCAGAACGACATCCTCAAGGAGTTCATGGTCCGCAACACCTACATCTACCCGCCGCAGCCGTCGATGCGGATCATCTCGGACATCTTCTCGTTCACGTCGCAGCACATGCCGCGGTACAACTCGATCTCCATCTCCGGTTACCACATGCAGGAGGCCGGCGCGACCGCCGACCTCGAACTGGCCTACACCCTCGCCGACGGCGTGGAGTACATCCGGGCCGGCATGGACGGTGGGCTGGACATCGACAAGTTCGCGCCCCGGCTCTCCTTCTTCTGGGCGATCGGGATGAACTTCTTCATGGAGGTCGCGAAGATGCGCGCGGCCCGGCTGCTGTGGGCGAAGCTGGTCAAGCAGTTCGAGCCGAAATCCACCAAGTCGCTTTCGCTGCGCACGCACTGCCAGACCTCGGGCTGGTCGCTGACCGCGCAGGACGTCTACAACAACGTGGTGCGCACCTGCGTCGAGGCGATGGCGGCCACCCAGGGGCACACCCAGTCGCTGCACACCAACGCACTCGACGAGGCGCTCGCGCTGCCGACCGACTTCTCCGCGCGGATCGCGCGCAACACGCAACTGCTGCTGCAGCAGGAATCCGGTACCTCGCGGGTGATCGACCCGTGGGGCGGCAGCGCGTTCGTGGAGAAGCTCACCTACGACCTGGCGCGCCGGGCGTGGGCGCACATCAGCGAGGTCGAGTCGGCTGGCGGGATGGCCCGCGCGATCGACGCCGGCATCCCGAAGCTGCGCATCGAGGAGGCCGCCGCGCGCACCCAGGCGCGGATCGACTCCGGCCGTCAGCCGGTGATCGGGGTGAACAAGTACCAGCTCAGCGAGGACGAGGACATCGACGTGCTCAAGGTGGACAACGCCGGGGTGCGCGCGCAGCAGCTGGAGAAACTGCGGCGGCTGCGGGAAGAGCGCGACTCCGCCGCCACCGAGGACGCGCTGCGGCGGCTGACCGCGGGCGCCGAGGCGGACGGCAACCTGCTCGCGCTGGCCATCGACGCGGCCCGCGCCAAGGCCACCGTCGGCGAGATCTCCGACGCGCTGGAACGGATCTGGGGGCGGCACTCCGGCCAGATTCGTACCATCTCCGGGGTGTACCGCGACGAGGTCGGCAAGTCCCAGAACGTGGAACAGGCGCGCGAGCAGGTCGAGGCGTTCGCCGTGGAGGAAGGCCGCCGCCCGCGCATCCTGGTCGCCAAGATGGGGCAGGACGGGCACGACCGCGGGCAGAAGGTGATCGCCACCGCGTTCGCCGACATCGGCTTCGACGTGGACGTCGGCCCGCTGTTCTCCACCCCCGCCGAGGTCGCCAGGCAGGCCGTGGAGGCGGACGTGCACGTGGTCGGGGTGTCCTCGCTGGCCGCCGGGCACCTGTCGCTGGTGCCCGCGCTGCGCGAGGAACTGGCCGCGCTGGACCGGGCCGACATCATGGTGGTGGTCGGCGGGGTCATTCCGCCGCAGGACTACGACGAGCTGCGCAAGGCGGGTGCGGCGGCCATCTTCGGGCCGGGCACGGTGATCGCGGACGCCGCGATCGACCTGCTGGCTCAGCTCGCCGCGCGGCACTGA
- the mutA gene encoding methylmalonyl-CoA mutase small subunit, whose translation MTKAGTKSSVPGSPDSVVHEEPAELTLAAEFGTPDRADWQELVVGVLRKTGALAEDFDGAPESLLTSRTYDGIEIQPLYTAEDAAPPAGFPGLPPFVRGARPEGAVRTGWDIRALHAETDPAAANKAILADLEGGVQSLWLRVGGEALPVDSLADALNGVYVELAPVVLDAGADYPAAAEALLELFAERDVPASEIPGNLGADPIGLRARTGRAHDPGQAAELAARIAGTYPQLRTIVVDGTPFHDAGGSDAQELGAAIAAGVAYLRALTAAGLSVDAAAAQLEFRYAASADQFLTIAKLRAARRLWARVTEVSGVGAAARGMRQHAVTSAAMLTQRDPWVNMLRGTVACFAAGIGGAEAVTVLPFDAAIGLPDAFSRRIARNTQAILQEESKLAGVIDPAGGSWYVENLSGSLAEAAWSEFTEIERNGGIESALDSGFLADRLAGTWAARSKRLATRKDPITGVSEFPNLAEKTVERRPLPSTVDGVGLPRVRYAQAYEALRDRSDAHLRAHGERPRVFLATLGPVAAHTARAGFAANLFQAGGIEPVNPGATEYTEDTVAAFKESGATVACICGNDKAYAEKAGEVATALKEAGATAVLLAGKRTDEYADVTGFLHAGCDALEVLTGTLEKLGVSQ comes from the coding sequence ATGACAAAGGCTGGGACGAAGTCGTCTGTGCCGGGCTCGCCGGACTCGGTGGTGCACGAGGAGCCGGCCGAGCTGACGCTGGCCGCCGAGTTCGGCACGCCGGACCGGGCCGACTGGCAGGAGCTGGTCGTGGGCGTGCTGCGCAAGACCGGCGCGCTGGCCGAGGACTTCGACGGCGCGCCGGAGTCGCTGCTGACGAGCCGGACCTACGACGGGATCGAGATCCAGCCGCTCTACACCGCCGAGGACGCCGCACCGCCAGCCGGTTTTCCCGGGCTGCCGCCGTTCGTCCGCGGGGCCAGGCCGGAGGGCGCGGTGCGCACCGGCTGGGACATCCGCGCGCTGCACGCCGAAACCGACCCGGCGGCGGCGAACAAGGCGATCCTCGCCGACCTCGAAGGCGGGGTGCAGTCGCTCTGGCTGCGCGTCGGCGGCGAGGCGCTGCCGGTGGACTCCCTCGCGGACGCGCTGAACGGGGTCTACGTCGAGCTGGCCCCGGTCGTGCTGGACGCCGGCGCCGACTACCCGGCCGCCGCGGAGGCGCTGCTCGAGCTGTTCGCCGAGCGGGACGTCCCGGCCAGTGAGATACCCGGCAACCTCGGTGCCGACCCGATCGGCCTGCGCGCCCGCACCGGCCGGGCGCACGACCCCGGCCAGGCCGCGGAGCTGGCTGCCCGGATCGCCGGGACGTACCCGCAGCTGCGCACGATCGTGGTGGACGGCACGCCCTTCCACGACGCCGGCGGTTCGGACGCGCAGGAGCTCGGCGCCGCCATCGCGGCCGGCGTCGCCTACCTGCGGGCGCTCACCGCCGCCGGGCTGAGCGTGGACGCCGCCGCCGCGCAGCTCGAGTTCCGGTACGCGGCCAGTGCGGACCAGTTCCTCACCATCGCCAAGTTGCGCGCCGCGCGCCGGTTGTGGGCCAGGGTGACCGAAGTGTCCGGTGTGGGCGCCGCCGCGCGCGGGATGCGCCAGCACGCGGTGACCTCCGCGGCGATGCTCACCCAGCGCGACCCTTGGGTGAACATGCTGCGCGGCACGGTCGCCTGCTTCGCGGCCGGGATCGGCGGCGCGGAGGCGGTCACCGTGCTGCCCTTCGACGCCGCGATCGGCCTGCCGGACGCGTTCTCCCGGCGGATCGCCCGCAACACCCAGGCGATCCTGCAGGAGGAGTCCAAACTGGCCGGGGTGATCGATCCGGCCGGCGGCTCCTGGTACGTGGAGAACCTGTCCGGCTCCCTCGCCGAGGCCGCCTGGTCCGAGTTCACCGAGATCGAGCGCAACGGCGGGATCGAGTCCGCTTTGGACTCGGGTTTCCTTGCCGACCGGCTGGCCGGGACCTGGGCGGCCAGGTCGAAGCGGCTGGCCACCAGGAAGGACCCGATCACCGGGGTCAGCGAGTTTCCGAACCTGGCGGAGAAAACCGTGGAACGCAGGCCCTTGCCGTCCACTGTGGATGGTGTCGGGCTGCCGCGGGTGCGGTACGCGCAGGCTTACGAGGCACTGCGGGACCGTTCGGACGCACACCTTCGCGCACACGGCGAGCGCCCGCGGGTCTTCCTGGCCACCCTCGGCCCGGTCGCCGCGCACACCGCGCGGGCCGGGTTCGCCGCGAACCTGTTCCAGGCCGGTGGCATCGAGCCGGTCAATCCTGGTGCGACCGAGTACACCGAGGACACTGTGGCCGCGTTCAAGGAAAGCGGTGCGACGGTCGCCTGCATCTGCGGCAACGACAAGGCGTACGCGGAGAAAGCGGGCGAGGTGGCCACCGCGCTCAAGGAGGCGGGCGCCACCGCGGTGCTGCTCGCCGGCAAGCGGACCGACGAGTACGCGGACGTCACCGGCTTCCTCCACGCCGGTTGCGACGCGCTGGAGGTACTGACCGGCACCCTCGAAAAGCTGGGAGTTTCGCAGTGA
- a CDS encoding serine/threonine protein kinase, translating into MGAVSTESEEPRLIAGRYRLRSVLGSGAMGTVWAAYDEFLQRPVAVKEVRLPPGVLAAQVEELRERTLREARAIAVLSHPNVITLHDVAKENDEPFVVMELLPSRSLAALLRDHGPLNTEQAAAVGDAVAGALEAAHEAGITHRDVKPGNVLVSSDGRIKLTDFGISRSVSEVTMTRTGMMLGSPAYISPEVASGGTVTPAADLWGLGTTLFTAVRGTPPYDADGDPLETVGLVVHGDVPKPPPGPLAPLIEKLMAKEPLDRISLREVRRLLRPMLAAAPHALFEAERFVAKDNPVRSRPDATVTQVIPAARPAEHRAGGSGGLAADPGPLPFAKPARPGTPGRGPLAGTTLAVVAVLLFVLAAVGGFAASRRLGAQPITPPEPVARQPAVSAQQTPLEMRIGDATNLRGAKGGFFRVQVPRDWAKFVTQQTGEGLPPSTLVQFVSPDGRQVLNIERFAEYFPGRGVDQYLKALELPWSRGNFVRVSSEPLDDGEEGAAITYRTVEQAGTERPSSAGSSTVGRTTFTEAVRRNTNLWAVSMTVPTESEDISRATLFDRIVPTFSTTD; encoded by the coding sequence ATGGGGGCCGTGTCGACCGAGAGTGAAGAGCCACGGCTGATCGCCGGTCGCTACCGCCTGCGCTCGGTGCTCGGCTCCGGAGCGATGGGGACGGTGTGGGCCGCCTACGACGAGTTCCTGCAGCGGCCGGTCGCGGTCAAGGAGGTCCGGCTGCCGCCGGGCGTGCTCGCCGCGCAGGTCGAGGAGCTGCGGGAACGCACCCTGCGCGAGGCGAGGGCGATCGCAGTGCTCTCGCATCCGAACGTGATCACCCTGCACGACGTCGCCAAGGAGAACGACGAACCGTTCGTGGTGATGGAGCTGCTGCCTTCGCGCAGCCTCGCCGCCCTGCTGCGCGACCACGGGCCGCTGAACACCGAGCAGGCCGCGGCGGTCGGCGACGCGGTGGCGGGCGCGCTGGAAGCCGCCCACGAAGCCGGCATCACGCACCGTGACGTCAAACCGGGCAACGTGCTGGTCAGCAGCGACGGCCGGATCAAGCTCACCGACTTCGGCATCTCGCGCAGCGTCTCCGAAGTGACCATGACCCGCACCGGGATGATGCTGGGCTCCCCCGCCTACATCTCGCCCGAGGTGGCCTCCGGCGGCACCGTCACCCCGGCCGCGGACCTGTGGGGCCTCGGCACCACCCTGTTCACCGCGGTGCGGGGCACCCCGCCCTACGACGCGGACGGCGACCCGCTGGAGACCGTCGGCCTGGTGGTGCACGGCGACGTGCCCAAACCGCCGCCGGGACCGCTCGCCCCGCTGATCGAAAAGCTGATGGCGAAGGAGCCGCTCGACCGGATCAGCCTGCGCGAGGTCCGCCGTCTGCTGCGCCCGATGCTGGCCGCCGCCCCGCACGCGCTGTTCGAGGCCGAGCGGTTTGTGGCCAAGGACAACCCGGTGAGATCCCGGCCGGACGCCACGGTCACCCAGGTCATCCCGGCCGCCAGGCCCGCCGAGCACCGGGCGGGCGGCAGTGGCGGGCTCGCCGCCGATCCTGGCCCGCTGCCGTTCGCGAAACCCGCGCGGCCGGGCACGCCGGGACGCGGCCCGCTGGCCGGCACCACGCTCGCCGTGGTGGCGGTGCTGCTGTTCGTGCTCGCGGCGGTGGGTGGCTTCGCGGCGTCCAGGCGGCTGGGCGCCCAGCCGATCACCCCGCCGGAACCGGTGGCACGGCAGCCCGCGGTGAGCGCGCAGCAGACCCCGCTGGAGATGCGCATCGGGGACGCGACGAACCTGCGCGGCGCCAAGGGCGGCTTCTTCCGGGTGCAGGTGCCGCGCGACTGGGCCAAGTTCGTCACCCAGCAGACCGGTGAGGGCCTGCCGCCGAGCACGCTGGTCCAGTTCGTCTCCCCGGACGGCAGGCAGGTGCTCAACATCGAGCGGTTCGCCGAGTACTTCCCCGGCCGCGGCGTCGACCAGTACCTCAAGGCGCTGGAGCTGCCCTGGTCGCGCGGCAACTTCGTGCGGGTCAGCTCCGAACCGCTGGACGACGGTGAGGAGGGCGCGGCGATCACCTACCGGACGGTGGAGCAGGCCGGGACCGAACGCCCGTCTTCGGCCGGCTCGTCGACGGTCGGCCGGACCACCTTCACCGAGGCGGTCCGGCGGAACACCAACCTGTGGGCGGTGAGCATGACGGTGCCAACCGAGAGCGAGGACATCAGCCGGGCCACCCTGTTCGACCGGATCGTGCCCACCTTCAGCACCACCGACTGA